The Cannabis sativa cultivar Pink pepper isolate KNU-18-1 unplaced genomic scaffold, ASM2916894v1 Contig3, whole genome shotgun sequence genome window below encodes:
- the LOC133028916 gene encoding cytochrome c oxidase subunit 5C-2 isoform X2 produces MAGHKVAHAVLKGPSVVKELCIGSVLALAAGSLWKMHHWNEQRKVRTFYDLLEKGEIGVVVQEE; encoded by the coding sequence ATGGCTGGACACAAGGTTGCTCATGCTGTCCTGAAAGGACCGAGTGTTGTCAAGGAGTTATGCATTGGATCGGTTCTTGCTTTGGCTGCAGGTAGCCTCTGGAAAATGCATCACTGGAATGAGCAAAGAAAAGTGAGGACTTTCTATGACTTGCTCGAGAAGGGTGAGATCGGTGTTGtggtgcaagaagagtaa